AGTTAAATCATCTACTATTATCTGGTATACGTCGTCCACCGTAGCTCGACCTTCCGAAAGTGCATCTTCAGGAGACTCTGCAGGACTTAACCTGATAGGTACGCCTCCGTATTGCCTCACCAAATTAAAATAGTGAAGGGCCCGCAGAAAGCGTACCTCTGCTTGATAATGTAAGCTATTTTCTTCCGGCATTTCCACTTGGTCTATATAATTTATGACATCATTGCACCTGGCAATTCCGATAAAACTTTGTTCCCAGAAAGCCGCTATTGGTTCAGCGGATGCGTCCGTCAAAAATTGATCGATAAACTCCCGCGGTTGCCTTCCACGCTCAATGGTGTTATACTGAAAAGAGGTATTATCTGATCGCATTTCGCCAACTTCCCACAGGCTCGATCGCCCTAAATCCATCAGGATATTATAGGCACCATTAACCGCTTGTCTTACTTCATCTTCATTGGTATAAAAATCGTCCAAATTAGTTGTTGCTTCAGGATTAAGGTTCAAAAAATCTTTCGTACAGGCATTTTGTACGACAAGGATCATCATTAAGAAGCCCCATTTGATATATTTATTATAGTGTATCATCGTTTTATCAATTTAAAAAGAAACATTTAAGCCAAGGGTCATCATCCTGGGTAAGGGGTAGCTCGTCCAATCCACACCAGGAGCCAACGCCAGATTCTGCCCCGGATTATTAGGATCATTCATCGAAACAATATCCGGATTCGCACCACTATACTTTGTAAATGTTACCAGGTTCTGAATGCTTCCATAAATTCGGGCATGCTGCAAAAAACCTACTCTACCCAACAAATTCTTAGGGAATGTATAACCGAATGTCAGGTTTTGTATTCTTAAAAAAGAACCATCTTCTACCCATATTGAGCTATTTTCCCGATAGATCTCCCGTGCACCGTTGGTTGTAGGTGTGATCCCATCTCCCGGATTTTCCGGGGATCTCCATCTATTTAAAATATTACGATCAACATTAAATATACCATCGATATTATATAAGTATTGATAAGCTTGCCTGAGGAGCTGCCCGCCCTGTGAGCCGGTAACTACGATATTTAGGTCAAAATTTTTATAATTAAATTGATTGGTTATACCGAATGTAAAATTGGGTTGCGGGTTTCCGATGATGTCGAAGTCATTTACAGGCTCAATGACGCCATTGCCATCAACATCACGGTATTTTATAGACCCTAATACAGAGGTAACATGTTTTGGTGAATTGTCGAAATCATCTGGTGTTGCATAAATACCATCCGCAACATATCCAAAGAATTGTCCGATCGGGTGTCCTACTTGGGTGATATGTGTAGGCAAACCGGACCCACTGCGTCCGCCAAAGATCGGATCGTTATTTTCATTGAGTGCAAGCACTTTATTTCTATTCAATGCAATATTAAAATCTGTTGTCCATTTGAATTCACCTATGAGGTTTCTGGAATTCACCGCAATCTCCAAACCGCTATTCCGAATACGTCCGGAGTTCACAATAGCGGTAGAGAAACCAGATGAAAGAGGAATCTCTGCATCAAATAACATGTTTTGTGTTAAGCGGTTATAGGCATCTATGGTAAAGTTGAGTCGGTTATTAAATAAGCCGAGATCTATCCCGATATCCAACTGCGCAGACTCTTCCCAGGTCAGACCCGGATTTCGGAGTGAGTTGATAATCCTCCCCCCGCCCAATACACCGTCAAAAGCGTAGTTGGCACTGCTAATATTCGATAAATACGTATAGTTACCAATATTGAAATTCCCTGCCAGTCCATAACTTGTCCGTAATTTAAGGTCGCTCAGCCAAGACTTACCCTTGAGGAAGTCTTCTTCACCTAAGCGATAGGCCACAGCGGCAGAAGGGAATGTTCCATATTTATTAGCGGTACCAAAACGTGAAGAGCCATCCCTTCGAATCGTTCCTGTAAATAGCCATTTGTCTTTTAATGAATAATTCACCCTAGCAAGATAAGATAGGAGGGCCCACTCCTGTATATCCTGATCCCAGGATTGGATGAGTGCAGCATCATTAATCGTTTCTATTTTATCATCCGGATAATTTGTTGCATTGATCTGGATCATTTCATTTCTTTCCTTCTGGGCAGAAACACCTGCGACCACGTCTATACGATGACCAGGTGCGATCTCTTTGTCGTAAGTCAGCAAAAATTCCGATAACCAGTTAAAATTAGATGATCTATTGGTACCAGAGTTGGCTACATATGTTTCGGGAGGAGCATTGACGCCACCAACAAAACTAGGGTTAAACACAAAACCAGAAGACGTACTATAATCAACATTAAAATTATAACGTGCTTTCAACCCTTCCAACACCTCATATTCGGCAAATGCTCCACCAAGGCCTCTAAAAACCTTATTGGTATTACCACCAAACTCCAGCTTGTTCAAGGGGTTTGGCGCTCCAAACATATCCGGCGAGGTGATATACGGTGTTCTGTTGCCGGAGGCGTCGTGCACCGGTATCAGCGGGCTCAGCCATAAGCTACTGGTAATCACATCTGTAAAACTATTCTCAAAATCGTTCAACCGTTGTGTACTATAGGTGGGTGCTAATGTTACCCCTATTTTAAACTTTTCTCCAATATCACTATCGATATTTGCTCTTGCCGTGATCCGCTCGAATCCGGTATAACGTAGCGTCCCTTCTTGGTTTAAATAACCTAAGGAAAAAGCATATCGTGCATTTTCTGATCCACCATTTACACTCGCGTTGATATTACTTTGCGGCGCCGTTCGGAAAACCTCATCATACCAATTGGTACCCACACCATATTGGTTGGGATTACGGTATGCCTCCGGGATATCCTGATCGGTGGCTACCTCTCCTCTCGACGCAAAGGCATCTTCAATCATTTCCCTTCGAAACTGTGCGAATTCATGTGCGTTCAACATATCCGGACGTCCTTTCCGGGGCACCTGCTGGACTCCGCCAAACAGGCTTGCTTGCACCCTAGGAGCGCCGGTTTCTCCTTTTTTTGTTGTGATAACCACTACCCCATTAGCACCTCTAGAACCATATATTGCTGTAGAAGAAGCATCCTTAAGCACAGTAATAGATTCTATATCATCTGGATTTAAAACATTTAGCGGATTGGAAGCCCTTCCCTCTGAACTTGTTAACGGAAATCCATCCACCACAAATAAAGGGTCGTCACCCGCCCCGATAGAGCCCGAGCCCCGGATTTTTATAGAAGACCCTCCTCCGGGGGTACCCGTTATCGTCCGTATCTGAACACCTGCAACTTTTCCTACCAATTTCTGGTCAACCCCAGGTACCGGTATATCCTGAATGGCCTCCTGCGAAACGGTACTTACTGATCCTGTAAGATCCCTACGTTGTTGACTACCGTAACCAATGATTACGACTTCATCCAACCCCTCGGAAGTTGCCTCCAAAAAAACATCTACTTGTTGACTATCTCCTATAACTACCTCCTTCTCCGCATAGCCCATATTCCTAAAAATAAGGGTATTCCCTTTTTCCACTTCTATAGAATAAGCACCACTTGCATCCGTTGTGGTACCTTGCTGTTCACCTTTGAGAAGGACAGAAACTCCAGGAACTGGCCCTTGACTATCCGATACAAGGCCAGAAACAATCACCTTCTGTTGAGCTAAAGCGTTAAAGCAAACGAAAACAAAAAACAAGAAAATCCCCTTTAGTCGCTTATTTTTGACATCATACATAAAACTGTTTTGGTTTTTATTGGTTAAACAATACGGTTCATTTCCTAAATGGAAATGATGTAAAATAACCTAATAATGTCAGCAGCAGCAACCTGTACCATCCTGAAATCCGTCATGTACTATGCTGGTAAATCGATAAGCAAACACCATTCGGGGGACTGATGTTATTTAACAAAAGCCTTTTTTAACACCTCCAAATAACCCGTTTTGTGCAAGGTATCCGGTTCCAGATAACTTCCTTCAGACCATTCATTCCAGGCGTTGATGGTAATAAGTTTTGGCTGATCGGGATGTGTGTCGATATAATGCTTTGCCTGCTCCACGTATTTTGAAAATTTCTCTGGTGCTGGATTGCTGATATAATCAGCCTTAAATAGAAAACGGGGATTAGCGTCCCATCCAACCGTTAGATTAGGGAAATAGGGTATCGAAAAATCAGCACTAAAATCAGACCACATCGCTGTGGCCGCATCAGCCCATTGTTCATAATCACCGGCAGGATTTTGTAAATGAGCCCAACAATAGTTTGTTAAACTATTAAATCCAAAGAAAGCAAGCACTTCATCCTGGCTCTCGATTTTATCGCCGGGTACCCCGCTGATCGTGGCAGGTAATTCAGACCAAAGAATACCCTGTAAATGTAAGCCTGGAAAGCCCGCTTCAATCGTTTTTCGTCTAAAATCATCCAGAGCTTCCTTCGTTTGTTCCGATCCTCCAAGCCCATCGATGAGTGTATTGAGTTCGTAAATACAGAACACCGGTTCACCGTTTATTTTATAATAGGAAGGGTTTTTAAAATACTTATCGATGATCCGATCTACCACGATATCAAATTGTTTTCGGTCGACCCCACCTTTCCAGATAACCGAATCGATGCGCGGATTGTCAACGTCCCAATAAGTGGTGGCGTCATGGTTAGCCCACATGATATAAAAGTTCATCCTCTCCCTGTTAGCTTTGAGAAAACCTTCGTTAATACAATCTTCAAGAAAAGGCTCTCCTTCGTACCAATACCAGTCGAATATAAAAGTATTCACGCCATGTTCAACGGCTGCTTCAATTTTCGTATCCATATCCTGCGGATTTGCTTCATCCAAATATCCCCAAACCGGTATTTTAGGCTGAAGATGTCCTTTTTCCTTGGGCGATGCGTTGTAAATAATTTCCCATTCCCCCTTTTTATCTGGGAACAGAAATTCTGCGCGTGGTTCATAATGATAGGCTGGCCAGTAAAAAGCTGCAACATCGTATTCCTGGGCGGTTCTCTGTTTATCCTTACAGGCCAGAAAAGTTCCTATAATTACCAGGAACATCAGTATACCAAATCCGGTGTTGGGTTTCATATTTTCGTTTATAAAAAGTTTTATTCCGTTAGAACGCATATCTTCCCGCTTCAAGTTCATAGGAGATTACCCCGTTCCGCGATCCGAGTTTTTTTATGAATGGGTTTTGCTCGTCTATATTAACCCTTTCCGTGTCTGCTATTTGTAATTCGGCCGTACAATTTGGTGGAACCGTTATATCCAAAAGCAGCTGCTCATTTTGCCTTTTCCATTTCAACCTGATAAGCCCCGCCGGAGCATCAAAGGTCGTTTCCGCCCAAGACAATTGTGATGCTGATAAGGCCGGTGGCCGGACAATAAATCGACTATAACCAGGCCTTTTTGGATCTTGCCTAATACCTCCCAGACCATCAATATACCAGGCTCCCGGATATAAATAAGAACTATGCAGCAGCGAATGGCCCGGCAAATCTTTTTCCCACATTTCCCAAATGGTAGTAGCGTCATTCGCTTTCATGTATCCCCAGCTTGGGTAATCGGTTTGAGAAGTCATTGCATAAATCAGATCATCTCGTCCTAATTCACGCAGTAATTTAAACAGTATAGCTCCCCCAGTAATCCCTGCATGGATATGACCATTTTTTTTCACCAATATTTCTTGTTCCAAACGATGCAATACCTGTTCACGTAAATTGTGAGGAACCACCTCTGCCAAGAGCGCGGCCGCCAAATTCGTCATGGAACTATCTGCGTAACTATTATCCGTAGCGTTAAAGAAACGATCGTGAATAACTTTACTGTACTTATCTGCCTGACTTTCCCAGTGTTCTGCCTCAACATCCTTACCGATGACCCGGGCTATTTTAGCGGCAGTGCGTAAATTATATACCCTATAGCTATTGTTTAAGCATAGCGTTTCCAGTTTATCATTATTCATCCCTTCTGCTGTCGCATTTGGCCATAACCAATCGCCCAGGAAGTCCCATGCTCCGCCGTATCGTTGCAACATGCCCTCTTTGGTATGGGTATCCAAAAATGAAAGCCATCCGTTGATTAGTGCAAAGTTTTGTTCCAGTATCCGCTCATCTCCATACTGCTGATAGGCAACCCATGGTAAGGTTACAACAATACCACCCCAAGCTGGCCCACCTCCTCCTGCATAAGTAGGTGCAGTATGTGGTAAAACACCGTTATTTAATATTCTTCCACCCATGACCGCTTTTCGTGCAAAAGTGGTATCGTACATATTTCCTACAACTGTTTCCGTACCACTAACATCCCTCCAATCTTCCATCCATTTTGTATAGAACGCACCCATATGATAGTTCAGCATACCTGTTTCACAGGTGGCATGGGCATCACCGCCATAACCAAGCCGCTCTCGTTGCGGACAATCTACAATATATCCTCCAAGTGAAAGGTTTTCAAATGTCCATCGCACTTTGTTGTATATCCAATTTTGTAAGGAATCCGAACACTTAAAACTGCTTGCCGATTGTATACCGGTGCGCACCAGCCATCCCCTGATATCCGTTAATTTTGGTTTACTTTTTAAACCCTTGATGGTGATCCACCTTCCAGAGCTATAATTAAACCGGTTACGGAAGGTCCCTTTTCCTGATTTTCCGATGATATAGGCACTATGCAGGCCGAAGGTCATATCGTCCTGTTCCCGTTCACTGTATAAAAAACTTACCGTATCCCCGGGTGTACCTGTAACGTTCACCTCGGTCCACCCAGCAAAGTTCACCCCCATATCTACCCGATAACTACCATCAGGCCGCTCTTCGATGGCTAAGGGTACGATTTCATCCAACAACTGGTTTCTCTCCACCTGCTGTGCAGACAAGCTAAGTTTTGGCGCATACACTGTCGCCGGTTTCCAGGTAGATTCATCGCATGCCACCTGGTTCCAATCGTCCACCTCTCCATTGGCATCCCATAACTCGCCGCCCATTCGGTTGAAATCCCAAGTACCTAAAAGTTTATTCGGACTGGGATGCGTTTTCCAAGTGTTATCTGTTTTTAGGATGAAATCAGGCACTGC
This Olivibacter sp. SDN3 DNA region includes the following protein-coding sequences:
- a CDS encoding glycoside hydrolase family 99-like domain-containing protein; amino-acid sequence: MKPNTGFGILMFLVIIGTFLACKDKQRTAQEYDVAAFYWPAYHYEPRAEFLFPDKKGEWEIIYNASPKEKGHLQPKIPVWGYLDEANPQDMDTKIEAAVEHGVNTFIFDWYWYEGEPFLEDCINEGFLKANRERMNFYIMWANHDATTYWDVDNPRIDSVIWKGGVDRKQFDIVVDRIIDKYFKNPSYYKINGEPVFCIYELNTLIDGLGGSEQTKEALDDFRRKTIEAGFPGLHLQGILWSELPATISGVPGDKIESQDEVLAFFGFNSLTNYCWAHLQNPAGDYEQWADAATAMWSDFSADFSIPYFPNLTVGWDANPRFLFKADYISNPAPEKFSKYVEQAKHYIDTHPDQPKLITINAWNEWSEGSYLEPDTLHKTGYLEVLKKAFVK
- a CDS encoding family 78 glycoside hydrolase catalytic domain, encoding MSRLYLKTFLLFIILNVCGQRIAFAQRSTIVPKDLRYEYLINPIGMDEQQPRFSWTLKASDTTAYGQRQTAYRILVSSEEKLLAKEQGDMWDSDWKNSGQMQQILYEGKPLQADRKYYWKIAVKDEKGKVSSWSEPAHWSTGLFEQSAWLGQWIGTDQLYDPSQDDCNIVDPWLRKTFEIKSKPGKATLFVASIGFHEVYVNGKKVGDDVMAPAATDHTKRARYVAYDIAPALKKGKNVVAIWLGTSWSIHGAYIADHRPNTLIVIAQAAIFGDQVPGADAVPDFILKTDNTWKTHPSPNKLLGTWDFNRMGGELWDANGEVDDWNQVACDESTWKPATVYAPKLSLSAQQVERNQLLDEIVPLAIEERPDGSYRVDMGVNFAGWTEVNVTGTPGDTVSFLYSEREQDDMTFGLHSAYIIGKSGKGTFRNRFNYSSGRWITIKGLKSKPKLTDIRGWLVRTGIQSASSFKCSDSLQNWIYNKVRWTFENLSLGGYIVDCPQRERLGYGGDAHATCETGMLNYHMGAFYTKWMEDWRDVSGTETVVGNMYDTTFARKAVMGGRILNNGVLPHTAPTYAGGGGPAWGGIVVTLPWVAYQQYGDERILEQNFALINGWLSFLDTHTKEGMLQRYGGAWDFLGDWLWPNATAEGMNNDKLETLCLNNSYRVYNLRTAAKIARVIGKDVEAEHWESQADKYSKVIHDRFFNATDNSYADSSMTNLAAALLAEVVPHNLREQVLHRLEQEILVKKNGHIHAGITGGAILFKLLRELGRDDLIYAMTSQTDYPSWGYMKANDATTIWEMWEKDLPGHSLLHSSYLYPGAWYIDGLGGIRQDPKRPGYSRFIVRPPALSASQLSWAETTFDAPAGLIRLKWKRQNEQLLLDITVPPNCTAELQIADTERVNIDEQNPFIKKLGSRNGVISYELEAGRYAF
- a CDS encoding TonB-dependent receptor, with translation MYDVKNKRLKGIFLFFVFVCFNALAQQKVIVSGLVSDSQGPVPGVSVLLKGEQQGTTTDASGAYSIEVEKGNTLIFRNMGYAEKEVVIGDSQQVDVFLEATSEGLDEVVIIGYGSQQRRDLTGSVSTVSQEAIQDIPVPGVDQKLVGKVAGVQIRTITGTPGGGSSIKIRGSGSIGAGDDPLFVVDGFPLTSSEGRASNPLNVLNPDDIESITVLKDASSTAIYGSRGANGVVVITTKKGETGAPRVQASLFGGVQQVPRKGRPDMLNAHEFAQFRREMIEDAFASRGEVATDQDIPEAYRNPNQYGVGTNWYDEVFRTAPQSNINASVNGGSENARYAFSLGYLNQEGTLRYTGFERITARANIDSDIGEKFKIGVTLAPTYSTQRLNDFENSFTDVITSSLWLSPLIPVHDASGNRTPYITSPDMFGAPNPLNKLEFGGNTNKVFRGLGGAFAEYEVLEGLKARYNFNVDYSTSSGFVFNPSFVGGVNAPPETYVANSGTNRSSNFNWLSEFLLTYDKEIAPGHRIDVVAGVSAQKERNEMIQINATNYPDDKIETINDAALIQSWDQDIQEWALLSYLARVNYSLKDKWLFTGTIRRDGSSRFGTANKYGTFPSAAVAYRLGEEDFLKGKSWLSDLKLRTSYGLAGNFNIGNYTYLSNISSANYAFDGVLGGGRIINSLRNPGLTWEESAQLDIGIDLGLFNNRLNFTIDAYNRLTQNMLFDAEIPLSSGFSTAIVNSGRIRNSGLEIAVNSRNLIGEFKWTTDFNIALNRNKVLALNENNDPIFGGRSGSGLPTHITQVGHPIGQFFGYVADGIYATPDDFDNSPKHVTSVLGSIKYRDVDGNGVIEPVNDFDIIGNPQPNFTFGITNQFNYKNFDLNIVVTGSQGGQLLRQAYQYLYNIDGIFNVDRNILNRWRSPENPGDGITPTTNGAREIYRENSSIWVEDGSFLRIQNLTFGYTFPKNLLGRVGFLQHARIYGSIQNLVTFTKYSGANPDIVSMNDPNNPGQNLALAPGVDWTSYPLPRMMTLGLNVSF